Proteins encoded together in one Coffea arabica cultivar ET-39 chromosome 2c, Coffea Arabica ET-39 HiFi, whole genome shotgun sequence window:
- the LOC140035287 gene encoding cinnamoyl-CoA reductase 1-like — MAAWEAEKDRTVCVTGAGGYLASWVVKLLLSRHYTVHATLRKPNDEKYVHLKKLDKAAENLKLFKADLLDYNSISAAIRGCDGVFHVASPVPSGSVPNPEVELVEPAVKGTLNVLKACSEANVKRVVVVSSTAAVVMSPNLPEGEIIDEKCWSDGEYCKAINNWYCYSKMVAESEALQYAKETGLDVLTVCPSYIFGPMLQHDANASSLILLKLLKDGCEETENKFYNTVDVRDVAEALLLVYGRPEAEGRYICSPHVTTTKDMVETLRKNSANYKYPKRLIEVKDQSRWNISSEKLERLGWRYRPVEETLVDSIESYKQAGILD; from the exons ATGGCAGCGTGGGAGGCTGAGAAGGACAGGACAGTGTGTGTTACAGGAGCAGGGGGATACCTGGCATCTTGGGTAGTCAAGCTACTCCTTTCCCGCCATTATACTGTTCATGCCACCCTCAGAAAGCCCA ACGATGAGAAATATGTTCATCTGAAGAAACTTGACAAAGCAGCTGAGAATTTGAAACTCTTTAAGGCTGATTTGCTCGATTACAATTCCATTTCTGCAGCCATCAGGGGTTGTGATGGCGTATTTCATGTAGCTAGTCCTGTTCCTTCAGGCTCTGTTCCCAATCCTGAG GTTGAACTTGTTGAGCCAGCTGTAAAGGGTACCCTTAATGTACTGAAGGCTTGTTCTGAAGCAAATGTCAAGCGCGTTGTAGTTGTTTCCTCTACTGCAGCTGTTGTAATGAGTCCTAATCTGCCTGAAGGTGAAATCATAGATGAGAAGTGTTGGTCAGACGGCGAATACTGCAAGGCAATAAAT AACTGGTATTGTTACTCCAAGATGGTTGCTGAAAGTGAGGCATTACAATATGCAAAAGAAACTGGCCTTGATGTTTTAACTGTATGCCCATCCTATATTTTTGGCCCCATGCTTCAGCATGATGCAAATGCTAGCAGCCTGATTCTTTTAAAGCTGTTGAAAG ACGGATGTgaagaaacagaaaacaaaTTCTACAACACAGTAGATGTGCGTGATGTGGCCGAGGCACTGCTTTTGGTTTACGGGAGACCTGAAGCTGAAGGCCGGTACATATGTTCACCTCACGTCACCACGACAAAAGATATGGTGGAAACTCTGAGGAAAAACTCTGCCAACTACAAGTACCCTAAGAG ACTTATAGAGGTGAAGGATCAAAGCCGATGGAATATTAGCTCAGAAAAATTAGAGAGGCTGGGCTGGAGGTATAGGCCAGTGGAAGAAACTCTTGTTGACTCTATCGAAAGCTACAAGCAAGCTGGGATCTTAGATTGA